One window of the Macaca thibetana thibetana isolate TM-01 chromosome 1, ASM2454274v1, whole genome shotgun sequence genome contains the following:
- the RPS8 gene encoding 40S ribosomal protein S8, giving the protein MGISRDNWHKRRKTGGKRKPYHKKRKYELGRPAANTKIGPRRIHTVRVRGGNKKYRALRLDVGNFSWGSECCTRKTRIIDVVYNASNNELVRTKTLVKNCIVLIDSTPYRQWYESHYALPLGRKKGAKLTPEEEEILNKKRSKKIQKKYDERKKNAKISSLLEEQFQQGKLLACIASRPGQCGRADGYVLEGKELEFYLRKIKARKGK; this is encoded by the exons ATGG GCATTTCTCGGGACAACTGGCACAAGCGCCGCAAAACCGGGGGCAAGAGAAAGCCCTACCACAAGAAGCGGAAATATGAGTTGGGGCGCCCGGCTGCCAACACCAAG ATTGGCCCCCGCCGCATCCACACAGTCCGTGTGCGGGGAGGTAACAAGAAATACCGTGCCCTGAGGCTGGACGTAGGGAATTTCTCCTGGGGCTCAGAGT GTTGTACTCGTAAAACAAGGATCATCGATGTTGTCTACAATGCATCTAATAATGAGCTGGTCCGTACCAAGACTCTGGTGAAGAATTGCATCGTGCTTATCGACAGCACACCGTACCGACAGTGGTACGAGTCCCACTATGCGCTGCCCCTGGGCCGCAAGAAGGGAGCCAAGCTG ACTCCTGAAGAAGAAgagattttaaacaaaaaaagatctaaaaaaattcagaagaaatatgatgaaaggaaaaagaatgccAAAATCAGCAGTCTCCTGGAGGAGCAGTTCCAGCAGGGCAAGCTTCTTG CGTGCATTGCTTCCAGGCCGGGCCAGTGTGGCCGAGCAGATGGTTATGTGCTAGAGGGCAAAGAGTTGGAGTTCTATCTTAGGAAAATCAAAGCCCGGAAAGGCAAATAA